TCTTCTTCATCGCCCACCGCGTCGAATCCCGCTGGAAATGGCTGCTCTGGCTCGACGCCATCGGATTGGCGGCCTTTTCCGTAATGGGCGCGGCCAAGGGGCTGGCCATCACCGGCTCGCCGGTCGTCTCCGTTGTTATGGGCGTGTTGACCGCCACATTTGGCGGCATCCTGCGCGATCTGCTGGCCGGCGAGCCATCGGTGCTGCTCAGGCCCGAAATCTACGTCACCGCCGCACTCGCGGGCGCCGGCCTCTACACACTTGGCGATCTTGCCGGCCTGCCGCCGCTCGCCTCGGATATTGCCGGCTTCGTCGCGGCTTTCCTGGTGCGCGGCGGCGCGCTGAAATTCGGCTGGACCTTTCCGTCCTACAAGAGCCGCCCGGGACGGCGACCGGAGGATATTCCGTAGGGAGAGGGAATAGGGAATAGGGAATAGGGAATAGGGAATAGGGAATAGGGAATAGGGAATAGGGAATAGGGAATAGTCAGCAATTCGCGGCAGCCTTCACTACTGCCTACTGCCTACTGCCTACTGCCTCACGCCGCAAAGCGCTGCGCTTCCCCGCCATAATAGTTGACGTAGCGGGCGCCGATTTCCTTGACCGGCATCACCACGAACACATCGACGGTGGA
This region of Mesorhizobium sp. C432A genomic DNA includes:
- a CDS encoding trimeric intracellular cation channel family protein, which translates into the protein MTPIDLLDYAGVAVFAATGALAASRKQLDIIGFLFLASVTGIGGGTLRDVILNLPVFWVANSGYVLVCAAVAVLVFFIAHRVESRWKWLLWLDAIGLAAFSVMGAAKGLAITGSPVVSVVMGVLTATFGGILRDLLAGEPSVLLRPEIYVTAALAGAGLYTLGDLAGLPPLASDIAGFVAAFLVRGGALKFGWTFPSYKSRPGRRPEDIP